The Phocoena sinus isolate mPhoSin1 chromosome 12, mPhoSin1.pri, whole genome shotgun sequence genome includes a window with the following:
- the LOC116763416 gene encoding short transmembrane mitochondrial protein 1-like, producing the protein MLQFLLRFTLGNVVGKYLAQSYDIPNLAKKLEEIEKDVDTKKKPPSS; encoded by the coding sequence ATGCTCCAGTTCCTGCTTAGATTTACTCTTGGCAACGTGGTGGGAAAGTATCTGGCTCAGAGCTATGACATACCAAACCTGGCTAAAAAACttgaagaaattgaaaaggacGTGGACACCAAGAAGAAACCCCCTAGTTCATGA